In the Plasmodium sp. gorilla clade G2 genome assembly, chromosome: 12 genome, aaaaaaaaagaaacattcaagtaaagaaaatgaaaaagatgagataagaaaaaaaaaaaaacaaacaaaagaaaaaaatgatttctATAATGACAGTGATAattcatatgataataataataataataataatattcataatgattttcataatgataattattatgatgaacGTGATTcaaatacaatatataaaaaaagttataatTCATCTTCAGAAAATTATAACTATgatgaaaaacaaaaaaaggatatacaATCATTGTGTAATATTGAACAATATGGAAATAATAAGGAAGAATGTGATACTCATTGTACAtccaatttaaaaaataaattagaaaaaataattaatgagagaaaaaatcaaatgatattaaaaaattcattaaataaaaatttagttGATTGTAAGTATTGTATTGATTCCAATTcatttgaaaaattaaataaattaaatataattagtATTAGcaataaatcatatatatgttattataattataagaatatatttttgaaggATCAACTTTTTATTTCACCAATTGAACATACTACTAGTTTTACTAATACTACTTTTGATGTTATTCAAGATATGAGAAATCATATGAAATCATTAATTGCTATGTTAGAAGTAAATAATCAAAcatgtatttttattgaaTTTAATAATTGCTTTAATCCAAGTATTGAACTTATATCTATGAGAAAAActaaacatacatatataaattgttaTGTGATTCCAATGGACTTATTAGAGAAAGCAAAaatttatttcaaaaaaaatatggaagaaattaattcattatatagAGAAAACAAACAATTAATAATAAGTGATAGTAAATATGCACCTTATAATGTCATACCAAAAAATATTCCTTACGTATCTGTCAACTTCTCACTTgttgatacatatatacaagttattgaaaataattatgattatattaatatgtgtaGATGTATTTTTGCTGACTTGTTTAAGAAAGATAgactttataaatattttaaaaatttccaACATTATGTTAATTCGGTGGAAGAGTTTAAAAAGGggtatgaaaaatatgactGGACAAATTATATGTAAACGGGTAaaccacaaaaaaaaataaaaataaaataaaaaataaaaaaaaaaaaaataataaaataataataataaattaaatggataaaagaatatatattcatttgtgtaaataaatatataaatataaatatatctttatatatatatctttatatatatatctttatatatatatctttatatatatatatttatatatatatctttatatatatatctttatatatatatatttatatatattcatgtgTTTGTTCCTTttaatactttttatatgtagtcatcttcatatataattttatactcatcaatttttttgttttgttctttttcatgtagatatttttgtataaattCTTCTTCagcattttttatttcctcaTGTGTGttacataatttatatgaatcTAACAATTCTTTGTTTAAATTAGTAAAATTAACACTCCATTTATAGATATTTAAGATATCATTACattgtttattataattacaaaCATAAAGACAGAAAGCTAAAGATTCCAAACAAGAAAGTTTATATGGCTTTCCATAATTTATACTATTTACAGCAATAATATAAGGTAATTTTCTCTGATTAGaaaattttattctttttaataaatcaatAGATTTCCATGAACAATCAACTACAGATAAACCATAATTTTCAATAGTATATTTATCATctatagaaaaatatttttcacaAAAAGGTGTTAAAACTATacctttaaattttttattcatttgaactttcttaatttttttgaaacgatataatttcttacaagaacattttttattttgacaTTCTTTATAATCaaacataaataatttaatttcatTATCATCAGATGAaccattatttattatttcatgaTCATTACATAATTTATTCTCATCATTTATTGATAATTCATCTTGATCATTTACGatatctttttcattatttgtatattcattttcatcatctgaGGAACTACTTACAaaatcttcattttttatatgtccattttttttatccgttttgtttttgtttttgtttttgtttttgtttttgtttttgtttttgtttttgtttttgtttttgtttttgtttttgtttttgtttttgttttttttggaatttatatgtacatcATTACTTTCAAtagatacatttttttttttagttgtCCCTTCTGATGTTAATTCATTCTTTTTtccattttctatatttttcttttcattaattaatttaacCAAATTATGAATTGaatatttctttctttctaTATAGTTATTcttcattttaattttattcataaaagaaaaaatattataataatatatatatatatatatatatataatatttgtatttatattaattatattatttaatttctcACTTAATTACATCATCATTcacaattaaaaatattacaataacatacatatatatatattttatttaattattcaaattatCCTTTTAACATgatgttaaatatataaatattaattatttaattataaaccaaacaaaaaaaaaaaaaaaaaaaaaaaaaaattttaattttaattatcaAATAAGATCatcaaacaaaaataaaaatatgattaaatgtaaaaaaaaaaatcacaaTCCTTCCTTAGGAGTGTTGCAGGTTTGggcttaaaaatatatcatatctaaaataaaaaaaaaatataataaaaagaaaaatgcaataaaatatgaaaataaaaatatattatcaaaattaaaaaaaccatattatataaacaaatttatttgtaataaaaatatatataatatattataatatatatataaatataaatatacatatattaatatatatatatatatatatatatatatatataatataaatgtaacatataaaagaaccaaaatatttatttgtcacatatatatatttatttttataatatggtattcttttaaaatataatatattatagaaaaatattcatattcttatttagaaataagaaaaaaaaaaaaaaattaaaaataatatataaatgtatataatcaaaataatgagGAAATAACCCATAaggatatttaaaaattttttctccttccttttttcttttgtgtttttttttttttacacaaATATATTGTTTACAAATATTTGGAAAACgagaaaaataagaaaaagaaaatgttaTTAAGAGTTTTTCTATACTTTAtactaataaaaatatatcaatgttttcatttaaattacaaaatattatcCAAAAATAAGTATCACCaaaattatgtaaaaaatatccaTTCAGTTAATTATATCCATAGGTttcaacatataaaatatagtcAAATTGAAAACaaacttttttcttttttttcaaatttgtTTAATAAGGATACcgataaatttaaattaagTAAATAACACTAAacagaagaaaatatataatatataaaatatttatatatataaattttaacaaGTACAATGTGTAcactatatatatgaaataaatacaaaaatatacatatatttattatatatatatatatatatgtatgtatgtatttatttatacatctATAAAGTGCCTTTGTAAAACACTACTagacatatatacatatagttGTAATATTTACccttcttttattatatagataaagaagaaaaggaATATTTAACAAGAATAGGAGTAAATGATACTAATGACTACAAACTATTATCAAAAGCCCatgaagaatatatagatacAGTTACTGATATTAAGAgcaaattaaaatataaggataccttttttttcattacacAAAAacttattcaaaaaaatttatatgattttaaacaaaaacaaaaatacaaCATATTTGGGAAAGATGAATACACAAGCGAATTGtctattaattatataaaaaattcaaatattgaagaaaaatttaaagaGCACAtcctaaaaaaattaaatgatgaaTTATATAGTAAGAAATATACCTTTCTAAGGATATTTAAATGGTACTAATGAATGAATATATGCTATAAACTGTTcacaacatatatacattatatatatatatatgttttttttatgtgtgtAGGAAAAGCGCTTTAGATATTTTTAACATAAGTACATTAATGCTACCCGTTACAGCAATcggtttttttttatcaaaaatGGGATTATTTTCAGTTGTTGTTAATATGTTACTGACCTCACATTTTTTAACATTcaaaaaagatgaaaagagaaaaatgaaaataagcACCTTACTTTTAACAGCCGTACCGATAGTAATACACTCTTCAATAGGTTTTGTGTGTAATGGATTATTTTGGGAATACTTCaaggtataaaaaaaaaaaaaaaaacaaaaaaaacaataaatacatacatacatatatatatatatatattattaagattgtaaaaaaaataattatctttttaatgatttatatgataattaatattttgatttCTTAAACAATTGTATTGTAtataatgttaataataattcatacaatgattttattttcacattattattattattatattatattctttcttttttttcttaatagtTTAATATaccaaattttataaaaaaggaaaacgTCCTATCACTTTTCATTAATACACAGCTATATATAGcatctttaatatattttgttaataatgatgaaaatgaagaagaagaagaagaaaatgaagaatataataatgattatatggATTTCAACGATGTGTTAAATGTAGATGAAAATAcctaaaagataaaaaattatttatttagaattttta is a window encoding:
- a CDS encoding debranching enzyme-associated ribonuclease, putative; this encodes MSNVDEFYEYAKNNFLNFLNKNDKNENKKKREESKIKGLSDNNVSDIKNLRKEEMNDKESYDKKYTNYLLKKKHRKEEKKNEKKNEKKNKKKSSSSDSSSSYSKQDEDKDKKKRKYENYTKRKHEKYKESKYDKDYKKYKYDSDGKYVSYDKEQKKKKKHSSKENEKDEIRKKKKQTKEKNDFYNDSDNSYDNNNNNNNIHNDFHNDNYYDERDSNTIYKKSYNSSSENYNYDEKQKKDIQSLCNIEQYGNNKEECDTHCTSNLKNKLEKIINERKNQMILKNSLNKNLVDCKYCIDSNSFEKLNKLNIISISNKSYICYYNYKNIFLKDQLFISPIEHTTSFTNTTFDVIQDMRNHMKSLIAMLEVNNQTCIFIEFNNCFNPSIELISMRKTKHTYINCYVIPMDLLEKAKIYFKKNMEEINSLYRENKQLIISDSKYAPYNVIPKNIPYVSVNFSLVDTYIQVIENNYDYINMCRCIFADLFKKDRLYKYFKNFQHYVNSVEEFKKGYEKYDWTNYM
- a CDS encoding ribosome biogenesis protein TSR3, putative; amino-acid sequence: MNKIKMKNNYIERKKYSIHNLVKLINEKKNIENGKKNELTSEGTTKKKNVSIESNDVHINSKKNKNKNKNKNKNKNKNKNKNKNKNKNKNKNKTDKKNGHIKNEDFVSSSSDDENEYTNNEKDIVNDQDELSINDENKLCNDHEIINNGSSDDNEIKLFMFDYKECQNKKCSCKKLYRFKKIKKVQMNKKFKGIVLTPFCEKYFSIDDKYTIENYGLSVVDCSWKSIDLLKRIKFSNQRKLPYIIAVNSINYGKPYKLSCLESLAFCLYVCNYNKQCNDILNIYKWSVNFTNLNKELLDSYKLCNTHEEIKNAEEEFIQKYLHEKEQNKKIDEYKIIYEDDYI